A single Macrobrachium nipponense isolate FS-2020 chromosome 5, ASM1510439v2, whole genome shotgun sequence DNA region contains:
- the LOC135215376 gene encoding histone H3.v1-like, translated as MRTSGNGEEEEEEEEEEEEEQEEEEEDVENVEEELHEELDKIHMSGNGEEEEEEEEEVKNVKEKEKKTTSHSRSQIARAYDSGRTFMTLLSSENLRIYYGSVWIPKTGLLRGFPAAP; from the exons ATGCGCACGTCCggaaatggagaagaagaagaagaagaagaagaagaagaagaagaagagcaggaagaagaagaagaggacgtgGAGAATGTGGAGGAGGAA TTACATGAAGAATTAGATAAAATCCACATGTCCggaaatggagaagaagaagaagaagaagaagaagaagtgaagaatgtgaaggagaaagaaaagaagaca ACTTCACACTCTCGCTCGCAGATCGCGCGAGCTTATGATTCCGGCCGAACGTTTATGACATTGTTAAGCTCTGAGAACCTTCGCATATATTACGGCAGCGTCTGGATTCCGAAGACAGGACTTCTTCGGGGTTTTCCCGCGGCGCCCTAG